The genomic DNA TCATCCATTTTGATGGGGATATTTGTAGAATTGTAGAAATTTTATTATTGGGAAAAGTTGTAGTTGAACGTATTGATGAGTCTGGAAATTTGCTCATAATTACCGAATTCTATCCAGATGATATATTAGGTGGAAATCTCATTTTCTCTAAGAATCCTCATTATCCTATGACTGTTACCGCTAAATCAGATACTACAATACTAGAAATTCAGAAGGAATTACTCTTTGAATTATGTTCCACTAATAAAGATTTCTTGAAACTATTTTTAGAGTACATTTCAGATCATGCGCTTCTATTAGGTGATAAAATCAAGCATTATGTGAATCGCTCTATACGAGAAAGTCTGGTGGCTTATTTAAAAAATGCATATATGTTACAAAATTCGAATAAAATCATGCTCAATATGACAAAAAAGGAGATTGCTGATCGCATGGGTGTGCAACGAACATCTCTTTCAAGAGAACTTCAAAAGATGAAAAACGAAGGTCTAATCTTATTTGATACTGAATCTATAACTATTTTGGATACAAATATGATTAAGTAATGGTAATCTATAAAACCTCTTAATAGGTTAAATAAATGTAACTGTACATGCAAGTATTAAATTCCCGCAAAGATTCCTTCCACTT from Firmicutes bacterium HGW-Firmicutes-1 includes the following:
- a CDS encoding Crp/Fnr family transcriptional regulator — protein: MDLLSISNTYSLLKPIPIALLEEAFNSKALKIKTYSKDEIIHFDGDICRIVEILLLGKVVVERIDESGNLLIITEFYPDDILGGNLIFSKNPHYPMTVTAKSDTTILEIQKELLFELCSTNKDFLKLFLEYISDHALLLGDKIKHYVNRSIRESLVAYLKNAYMLQNSNKIMLNMTKKEIADRMGVQRTSLSRELQKMKNEGLILFDTESITILDTNMIK